A window of the Cannabis sativa cultivar Pink pepper isolate KNU-18-1 chromosome X, ASM2916894v1, whole genome shotgun sequence genome harbors these coding sequences:
- the LOC133031934 gene encoding uncharacterized protein LOC133031934, whose protein sequence is MVEKGLILAVLLASMLAGCMANRDWGSGFNYTDWLHRHRSWYGHHHQNQTEQVPNKIIVGGSEHWRFNFSYTDWAFNHGPFYLNDILVFKYDPPKGKDSHPHSVYQLPDLRSFVKCDLSNGKKLANATQGSGEGFEVVLDKWQPYYFACGESNGFHCNIGRMKFFVIPMLRPWHS, encoded by the exons ATGGTAGAAAAAGGTCTAATTTTGGCAGTTCTATTAGCATCGATGTTGGCTGGGTGTATGGCCAATAGAGATTGgggttctggatttaactataCAGATTGGCTTCATAGACATCGTAGTTGGTATGGTCACCACCATCAGAACCAAACTGAACAAGTTCCCAACAAGATTATCGTGGGTGGCTCGGAGCACTGGCGCTTCAACTTTAGCTACACGGATTGGGCTTTCAACCATGGCCCATTCTACCTAAATGACATCCTTG TTTTCAAGTACGATCCTCCGAAAGGCAAGGACTCACATCCACACAGCGTGTACCAGCTCCCAGACTTGAGAAGCTTTGTGAAGTGTGATCTAAGCAATGGAAAGAAGTTGGCGAATGCAACACAAGGTAGTGGAGAAGGATTCGAGGTGGTTCTAGATAAGTGGCAGCCCTACTACTTCGCTTGTGGTGAGAGCAATGGTTTCCATTGCAATATTGGACGTATGAAGTTCTTTGTCATACCAATGCTTCGTCCTTGGCATTCGTAA